The window GCGATCCATGTTTACGTTGTTGTTTTCTCTATCATAGCCCAAGTAATATGTTTCACCCTCGATGACTCCATGTACAGATTATTCACAATGCAATAGTAACTCTATGGAATGCACTGTTCTTCCACAAAGGTCTCATCGATGGCTGATCGATGAAAATGATGCCTTGTTTTCGATCCCAATACGTTCCTCTTTTTCTACTAGATTTTGTTGTAGTTGGAATAAGCATCAATTCTTCACCGGAAAGTTTGGTTAATGTTCGGTTTGTTTAAGGGAGTGACATGACATGACTCTCCCTCGTAGGAGAATCGATGCAAACGAGGAAGAAGGTAAGGAACGATATGAACATCCACGAGGAAGAAGAATAGCAGTGAAAACAAAATAGAATTATTTTACTGTGCTCAGTACATACGCAAATTCTACCCTGTGGTCGAGTAACCAACAGCAAAGCAAGGATCAGCTCTTTCCCTGTCTTCCTGCCTCTGCCCTTTCTCTTTGTTCTTCTTTGGTTGTAAGTTTCTTTGCTCGGTGCAGTTCTGTAGAGAAGAAACACTTCCACATGGGCAGGAACAGGCAATATGAACAATGAGAGTGCTTCGGTGTTGTACCTGCTGTTCGTCCATGTACATGCTGAGGTAAGAGCATGCAAGAAAGGTAGGATTAGAAACCAAGGGAAGATGAAGAAGATAAGTATGGTTCGTGTTGGTCACCATAAGTTGCTGCCTCACCAGTGAGACTGCAGGAGCTACATATAAATCTCTACTGGAAAGAGCACATGTTGATAAACCCTACTTGATCAAGAGACCCTTGTCTTTGTTCTCCCACTTGCAGGGCACTGCCACCATCCTGCAAAAGATGTACAGGACTTGGTATGTTTGGTGTCCTTGATCCACATAAAGTTGGCATCAGAGGtaaactttcttttcttttttgcctcTCGAGGAAGAAGAGATCAAACCTGATGAGAGAAGCTTGCGGGTCCTTTGACCTGCAGTAAAAGAGGTGTTGAATCGTCCATCACTCGGTAACCTGTTGCTCCATTGCCAAAAGCCTTGGCTTGAAGTTGATTGGTTTGCTCTGCTGAAGCCATCGCCTCTGGTATGCTTCTCATCAGCTTCTGAAACTTCCATTAGCATCGACCCAATGAACCACTGAATGGGATAGGAGAGAGCTGAAGGATGAAGCTAACATCCCTATCTTACCTGAGGTTGGTCTATGCAATCACCAAAGTCCACATTGAAGCCATACAATATGGGGCTCAACGAGGCGATCTTCATCGACAGAAACTGGAGAAGAGTTCGATGGATTCAGAACGGTGAAAGACAACAAGAATACTCATCAACTCGAGAATTTGCTGGTTGATTACTACCTCAACTTGGTTTTGCAAGGACTGAACATAGTTGATTATCTCATCCAGCATGAGAGCCTTTCCGGTTACCTACTCGGTAGAAGAAGCATGAAGACGGTGAAATCTAATGCTTACACAGAGTGGAAACCGATGCATCATCACATGGGAAGCCCTGTCACTTACCTTCTCACATCCAGGAACAAGGCCTTGTAGCATCTTCATTCTTTCGCTAATCTTCTCCCTTCTTGCCTGAAACCAAGCCATGGTTGAAGCTAGTCATCATGGAGGTCTGAAGAAAGCTAGCGATTCAATGTGTGTTCAAGTGTCGTCGAGTAAGTACCCTTTCTGCAAGACTGTGGCTATCCGTGGCTTGACCTCTTCTTGCTCTGACATGAACGTATCCACCAGTGGTATCCAAACAAGCTTTTGACCCTTTGGAATCATTGGGTTTAGGTTTCTTCTCCTCTGTTTTCTTTTGCCCGCCTCTCAGTCTCCTCTGTTTCTTGATTTCCCCCTCCTTGGTATTCTAGCGACAGAAAGAAGAAGAACTTAGCTAGATGATCAAACAGCCGGTGTAGATCGGTTGTTGTTACCTTGAGTTCACCAGTGATCATCAAGCTGGCCTCGTCTCTGCTCTTCCTTTTGTTCTCAGCATCGTGGGTTTCGGAAGCCACCGGGGAGCAAACAGTGTGACTATCGACCGAAGGAGCACTCGTACCATAGGCACCGGCATCAGTGGCCGGCGCCACTGGGCTGGCTTCGGATGGGTAGGGGTAGGGGTAGgggaagcaggaggaggaggaggcattaTTGGCCATCTCCCCATCCTGCTGTGGAACGAGAAGCATCTCGGCTGGGCTCCTTGGGAAGTAAGGAGAGTCCAGAAGAAAAGGATGCTGTTCTTGGTACGAGAAAGCCATCGTGAAGGGAAAGGAAGGGTGATGAGGAAGGGATCAGTAGCagcgaaaggaggaggaggaggagggtggtGGGCGATGGCAGATCGGTGGAGCGCTTAATAAAGAAGACGGGATTGGCGCTGGTGTGACGCCTGTGTCGAGGTGGAGCGACACAACACACAAGGGGCAGCCTCTGCCGACCTCCTCTGGGCCACGAGGTGCAACCCACGTCGCTGTCTCCCCCGCTGTGTCGCTCGGCCGAGACACACGTCCTTCGTCTCCATATCCTTGTATATTGGACTGCTCTTATCGCTTCCGCTGCAACCCTTCTCTCTCATTCACTACTATAAAGACCTACGACAGGAGTGCACCTCTCTCTCTTGCGCGCGCGCGACATGGTTGGAGAAGAGGGTGGACGAAGTGGTCGGGGGGAGGATCGACAAGGCGGGGCTGGCGGTCGGGTGCCGACCTGAGAGGGGAAGAAGGAAAAGGCGGACAGGAGTTGCATTTGGTTAGACGTCTCATGGCACCGATCAAGACCGAGGGGCTCACGTCTCCTTAATCTTGTCTGGTCAAGGGGGAGAGGACTCGGCGAGGTGCCATTACCACCTGACACCACCGGATGACCCCCCTCTTTCCACTGGTTTTGTGTATGATCACCACCTTCATGCTGTTGGTGGGAGTAACAACAGGAGGAGAGGTCTTCGAGTTTATAGAATGGGCACCACTGAATTAATGATTTTGAAtaattcagtgatttaaaaagaaagtaaaaaatttcgaatgattttgaatatagacTTATTAGTAAAAAAATCACTCATCCAATTTTAAAAGCTTTTTAAAATCCCAAAAGGGAATTGAGAATTTATCTGATAaaagagaatattatttttccgatgaaaaattcatatatatttttGTCGATGGTGTGTGTATATAATGAATGATATTTCCAACTCTTAATTCACAAATGATCTTTTCTCAATGATGCAGTTAATATTATACTTTAATCATTTTTTATGTTCAATGTCAGAATAACAATCAATAAtatctaataaaaaaatcatgacaCCAACTCTTCAGAACAATTAAAAatagcaaaaataaaaaaaggaattgGGAC of the Musa acuminata AAA Group cultivar baxijiao chromosome BXJ3-2, Cavendish_Baxijiao_AAA, whole genome shotgun sequence genome contains:
- the LOC135631053 gene encoding transcription factor BC1-like isoform X1 gives rise to the protein MAFSYQEQHPFLLDSPYFPRSPAEMLLVPQQDGEMANNASSSSCFPYPYPYPSEASPVAPATDAGAYGTSAPSVDSHTVCSPVASETHDAENKRKSRDEASLMITGELKNTKEGEIKKQRRLRGGQKKTEEKKPKPNDSKGSKACLDTTGGYVHVRARRGQATDSHSLAERARREKISERMKMLQGLVPGCEKVTGKALMLDEIINYVQSLQNQVEFLSMKIASLSPILYGFNVDFGDCIDQPQFQKLMRSIPEAMASAEQTNQLQAKAFGNGATGYRVMDDSTPLLLQVKGPASFSHQDGGSALQVGEQRQGSLDQVGFINMCSFQ
- the LOC135631053 gene encoding transcription factor BC1-like isoform X2, with the protein product MAFSYQEQHPFLLDSPYFPRSPAEMLLVPQQDGEMANNASSSSCFPYPYPYPSEASPVAPATDAGAYGTSAPSVDSHTVCSPVASETHDAENKRKSRDEASLMITGELKNTKEGEIKKQRRLRGGQKKTEEKKPKPNDSKGSKACLDTTGGYVHVRARRGQATDSHSLAERARREKISERMKMLQGLVPGCEKVTGKALMLDEIINYVQSLQNQVEFLSMKIASLSPILYGFNVDFGDCIDQPQKLMRSIPEAMASAEQTNQLQAKAFGNGATGYRVMDDSTPLLLQVKGPASFSHQDGGSALQVGEQRQGSLDQVGFINMCSFQ